A window of the Yersinia rochesterensis genome harbors these coding sequences:
- the hcp gene encoding hydroxylamine reductase: MFCVQCEQTIRTPVANGCSYAQGMCGKTAETSDLQDLLVAVLQGLSAWALTAREFGIIDHEIDSFAPRAFFSTLTNVNFDSDRIVGYAKEAILLRQSLAIRCRLIDHQIAVDHPLAELQLVSDDIPALQQQAQQFALNTDKAEVGDDIHGLRMLCLYGLKGAAAYMEHAHVLGQFDEQIYADYHAYMAWLGTQPRDVDTLLNNAMGIGKMNFNVMAILDHGETQAYGDPQPTAVNVRPVAGKAILISGHDLKDLQMLLEQTQGTGVNIYTHGEMLPAHGYPELKRYPHLVGNYGSGWQNQQTEFAKFPGPILMTSNCIIDPNVGNYGDRIWTRSIVGWPGVNHLEGEDFAPVIEQALGMAGFPYNELEHLITVGFGRQTLLNAADTVIDLVATKKLRHVFLVGGCDGSRTERSYFTDFARSVPQDCIIMTLACGKYRFNKLDFGTLEGLPRLLDVGQCNDAYSAIMLAVKLSEKLGCTVNDLPLSLVLSWFEQKAIVILLTLLSLGVKNIYTGPTAPGFLTDNLMAILYEKFGMRPITTVEQDMNAILGH, from the coding sequence ATGTTCTGTGTGCAATGTGAACAAACCATCCGAACGCCGGTTGCTAATGGCTGCTCTTACGCGCAAGGGATGTGCGGAAAAACCGCCGAAACTTCTGATTTACAAGACTTATTAGTCGCTGTATTGCAAGGCCTTTCCGCTTGGGCATTAACCGCCCGCGAGTTTGGCATTATTGATCATGAGATTGACAGCTTTGCACCCAGAGCCTTTTTCTCCACACTGACCAATGTGAACTTTGACTCAGACCGCATCGTCGGTTATGCCAAAGAAGCCATTCTATTGCGCCAATCATTAGCTATCCGCTGCCGCCTCATTGACCACCAGATTGCGGTCGATCACCCGTTGGCCGAGCTGCAACTGGTATCCGACGACATCCCTGCCCTGCAACAACAAGCGCAGCAGTTTGCTCTTAATACTGATAAAGCCGAGGTCGGTGATGATATTCATGGCCTGAGAATGTTGTGTTTGTATGGCCTAAAAGGGGCAGCGGCTTATATGGAACACGCCCATGTACTGGGCCAGTTTGATGAACAAATTTACGCGGATTATCATGCCTATATGGCTTGGTTGGGTACCCAACCGCGTGATGTCGATACCTTGCTGAATAACGCCATGGGTATTGGCAAAATGAACTTCAATGTCATGGCTATTTTGGATCACGGCGAAACTCAAGCTTACGGCGATCCGCAACCAACTGCCGTTAATGTGCGCCCGGTAGCCGGTAAAGCTATCCTGATTTCTGGGCATGATCTCAAAGACTTACAAATGTTGCTGGAGCAGACTCAGGGAACCGGCGTAAATATTTATACGCACGGCGAAATGCTGCCCGCCCATGGTTACCCAGAGTTAAAGCGCTACCCGCATCTGGTCGGTAACTACGGCAGTGGCTGGCAGAACCAGCAGACAGAGTTCGCCAAATTTCCCGGCCCAATCCTGATGACATCCAACTGTATCATTGACCCGAATGTGGGCAATTACGGCGACCGTATTTGGACCCGCAGTATTGTCGGCTGGCCGGGTGTTAATCACCTGGAAGGCGAGGATTTCGCCCCCGTGATTGAACAAGCGCTGGGCATGGCGGGGTTCCCATACAATGAGCTGGAACATCTCATCACTGTTGGCTTTGGTCGCCAAACCTTGCTCAATGCCGCGGATACTGTCATTGACCTGGTTGCCACGAAAAAACTGCGCCATGTCTTTTTAGTCGGTGGTTGTGATGGTAGCCGCACAGAACGCAGCTATTTCACCGATTTTGCCCGCAGTGTTCCACAAGATTGCATCATCATGACTTTAGCTTGTGGGAAATATCGCTTTAATAAATTGGACTTCGGGACTTTAGAAGGGTTGCCGCGCCTGCTGGATGTTGGCCAATGCAATGATGCTTATTCGGCGATTATGCTGGCGGTTAAGTTGTCGGAAAAACTGGGTTGCACTGTCAATGACCTGCCTCTCAGCTTGGTGCTGTCATGGTTTGAACAAAAAGCCATTGTTATTCTGCTGACCTTACTGTCATTGGGGGTGAAGAATATTTACACCGGCCCGACCGCGCCGGGCTTCTTGACCGACAACTTGATGGCAATTCTCTATGAGAAATTTGGTATGCGGCCAATTACTACCGTAGAACAAGATATGAATGCGATTTTAGGTCATTAA
- the hcr gene encoding NADH oxidoreductase, producing the protein MTDFIPTDCPTALCPNRMQVHSIVQETPDVWSLQLINHDFYPYLPGQYALVSIRNSDETLRAYTLSSTPGLTPFIQITVRCITGGEGSQWLTQQVKKGDYLWLSDAQGEFTCANFDDDHYLMLAAGCGVTPVMSMCRYLLAQRPKADIRVIFNVRSPADVIFADAWQQLLQRYPQQLQLTLMAESGATEGFIAGRINAQIMQQVAPDIAHRRVMTCGPAPYMDWIEQYCREQAVPSHHFQREQFRPSDEVIDTSNELTMTISHPLRSVKVPVGTSLLFALEQHQVPVMAACRAGVCGSCKTRILHGEYTTTSSMTLTTDEIAQGYVLACSCQLHGNIQLA; encoded by the coding sequence ATGACTGATTTTATCCCTACTGACTGCCCAACCGCCCTCTGCCCTAACCGCATGCAAGTTCACTCCATCGTGCAAGAAACCCCAGATGTTTGGAGCTTGCAGTTGATTAATCATGATTTTTACCCTTATTTGCCGGGGCAATATGCCTTGGTCAGCATTCGTAATAGTGATGAAACCCTGCGCGCTTATACACTTTCCTCCACACCTGGTTTAACGCCATTTATCCAAATCACTGTGCGCTGCATAACCGGTGGCGAAGGCTCACAATGGCTGACTCAGCAGGTCAAAAAGGGGGATTATCTGTGGCTTTCGGATGCTCAGGGCGAGTTTACCTGCGCCAATTTTGATGATGACCACTACCTGATGCTTGCCGCTGGCTGCGGTGTTACGCCCGTGATGTCAATGTGCCGCTATCTATTGGCTCAGCGCCCTAAAGCCGATATCCGCGTGATTTTTAATGTTCGTTCGCCAGCAGATGTCATTTTTGCAGATGCTTGGCAACAGTTGTTACAGCGCTATCCACAGCAATTACAACTAACATTGATGGCTGAATCAGGTGCAACGGAGGGATTTATTGCCGGACGAATTAATGCTCAGATCATGCAACAGGTCGCTCCAGATATTGCTCACCGCCGGGTGATGACTTGCGGGCCTGCGCCTTATATGGATTGGATTGAGCAGTATTGCCGCGAACAAGCTGTTCCGAGTCACCATTTCCAGAGAGAGCAATTCCGACCCTCTGATGAAGTTATCGATACCAGCAATGAACTGACGATGACTATCAGTCACCCACTTCGCAGTGTGAAAGTTCCCGTTGGCACTTCACTGTTATTTGCACTGGAACAACACCAAGTGCCAGTGATGGCGGCTTGCCGTGCGGGGGTTTGTGGCTCGTGTAAAACCCGTATTTTGCACGGCGAATACACCACCACCAGCTCCATGACCCTGACAACCGACGAGATTGCCCAAGGTTATGTTCTGGCTTGCAGTTGCCAGTTACACGGGAATATCCAACTGGCTTAA
- the poxB gene encoding ubiquinone-dependent pyruvate dehydrogenase — translation MKQTVATLVAKTLEQAGVKRIWGVTGDSLNGLSDSLHRMGTIEWLGTRHEEVAAFAAGAEAQLTGQLAVCAGSCGPGNLHLINGLFDCHRNHVPVLAIAAHIPSSEIGSGYFQETHPQELFRECSHYCELVSNPEQLPRVLEIAMRKAILNRGVSVIVLPGDVALQPAPEDAAVVWQTPKLPLVQPLMSELNILAEILNKAKNITLMCGSGCADAHDEVVKLAEMLQAPVVHALRGKEHIEWDNPYSVGMTGLIGFASGYHAMMNADTLVLLGTQFPYRAFYPTHANIIQIDINPGSIGAHCPVNMALVGDIKTTLCALLPQLDAKSDNTFLTKALEHYRTTRKDLDGLATANDNQPIHPQYLAQQISRHATDDAIFTCDVGTPTVWAARYLEMNGKRRLLGSFNHGSMANAMPQAIGAQATDLNRQVVALCGDGGFTMLMGDFLTLAQLKLPVKIVVFNNSVLGFVAMEMKAGGYLTDGTDLHNPDFAAIANAAGIKGIRVEKASELDTALESAFAHPGPVLLDVVTAKQELSMPPQIKFEQAKGFSLYMLRAIINGRGDEVVELAKTNWLR, via the coding sequence ATGAAGCAAACCGTGGCAACATTGGTCGCAAAAACGTTGGAACAAGCAGGAGTTAAGCGCATTTGGGGTGTTACCGGGGACTCACTCAATGGTCTGAGTGATAGCCTGCATCGCATGGGAACTATCGAGTGGTTGGGAACTCGCCATGAAGAAGTTGCCGCCTTTGCAGCCGGCGCTGAAGCCCAGCTCACCGGGCAACTCGCGGTCTGCGCGGGGTCCTGTGGCCCGGGAAACTTACATCTGATTAATGGCTTATTTGATTGTCATCGCAATCATGTTCCTGTGCTGGCAATCGCCGCGCATATTCCCTCGAGTGAAATTGGCAGCGGATATTTTCAAGAAACCCATCCACAAGAACTGTTCCGCGAATGCAGCCATTACTGTGAATTGGTGTCGAATCCTGAACAATTACCCCGCGTGTTAGAAATTGCCATGCGCAAAGCCATTCTTAACCGCGGTGTTTCCGTCATTGTGCTGCCGGGTGATGTCGCGCTCCAGCCCGCCCCAGAAGATGCCGCCGTGGTGTGGCAAACCCCTAAACTCCCGCTGGTTCAGCCACTTATGAGCGAGTTAAATATTCTGGCCGAGATTTTGAACAAAGCCAAAAATATCACGCTAATGTGCGGTAGTGGTTGCGCAGATGCCCATGATGAAGTGGTAAAACTGGCTGAAATGCTGCAAGCCCCGGTAGTACATGCCCTGCGGGGTAAAGAACATATTGAGTGGGACAATCCTTACAGTGTGGGCATGACCGGGCTGATTGGTTTCGCCTCCGGTTATCATGCCATGATGAATGCCGATACCTTGGTGCTACTGGGGACTCAATTCCCTTACCGCGCATTTTATCCCACCCATGCAAACATCATCCAGATTGATATCAACCCCGGCAGCATCGGCGCTCACTGCCCGGTCAATATGGCGCTGGTCGGGGATATCAAAACCACCCTCTGCGCACTGTTACCGCAATTAGACGCTAAAAGTGATAATACGTTTTTGACCAAAGCGCTTGAGCACTATCGTACCACCCGCAAAGATCTCGACGGGCTGGCAACCGCCAATGACAATCAGCCAATTCATCCACAATATCTGGCGCAACAAATCAGCCGCCATGCCACCGATGACGCCATTTTTACCTGTGATGTTGGCACCCCGACCGTGTGGGCCGCTCGCTATCTGGAGATGAATGGAAAGCGCCGTTTGCTCGGCTCGTTTAACCACGGTTCGATGGCCAACGCCATGCCACAAGCTATCGGCGCACAAGCAACTGATTTGAATAGGCAAGTTGTGGCATTATGCGGAGACGGCGGTTTCACCATGTTAATGGGGGATTTCCTCACTCTGGCACAACTAAAATTGCCGGTGAAGATTGTGGTGTTTAATAATAGTGTGCTGGGCTTTGTCGCGATGGAAATGAAAGCCGGTGGCTATTTGACGGATGGTACCGACCTACATAATCCAGACTTTGCCGCTATCGCCAATGCGGCGGGTATTAAAGGCATTCGGGTAGAAAAAGCCTCCGAGCTGGATACCGCACTGGAAAGTGCTTTTGCCCACCCAGGGCCGGTCTTGCTAGATGTGGTCACTGCCAAGCAAGAGTTGTCGATGCCACCACAAATCAAGTTTGAGCAAGCTAAAGGATTCAGCCTTTATATGCTTAGAGCTATAATTAACGGCCGAGGTGATGAAGTAGTAGAATTGGCGAAAACTAACTGGCTGCGTTAA
- a CDS encoding class I SAM-dependent methyltransferase, translated as MAKCTMSDFSPSAELICILRAKSYSEKKEGYKTDDYISLLISHSLNSFFAMTQKSFLMPGNILSLQIPAGSYEFLISRIKYIDEFFQLRASEFSNIFILGAGFDSRAIRFQNQLQQSRVYELDHPVSQSNKKAKLQELSIPSPSNLHYIPIDFNQQNLTNILQELPIKKGEKSLFILEGLIMYLSPSTVDSIFSAIDICAPTGSEIIFDYVYSDVLAGENTSYGSIEVFEGLKNIGEHWIFGIEKGSLPIFLNKYHIKLYDEADANILEQHFFTNKQGKSLGKLNKALAIAHGIK; from the coding sequence ATGGCAAAATGCACCATGTCAGATTTCTCACCCTCGGCGGAGCTAATCTGCATACTTAGAGCAAAGTCTTACAGTGAGAAAAAAGAGGGATACAAGACGGATGACTATATCTCGCTATTAATTTCACACTCTTTGAACTCTTTTTTTGCAATGACACAAAAATCATTTTTGATGCCGGGCAATATTCTCTCGCTACAGATCCCTGCGGGCAGCTATGAATTTTTAATTAGCCGAATAAAATATATTGATGAATTCTTTCAATTACGTGCCAGTGAATTCTCCAACATTTTTATTCTGGGAGCCGGTTTTGATTCCAGGGCTATTCGCTTTCAAAACCAGCTACAGCAAAGCCGGGTTTATGAGCTTGACCACCCCGTATCTCAGAGCAATAAAAAAGCAAAATTACAAGAACTTAGCATCCCAAGCCCATCGAACTTACATTATATTCCCATTGATTTTAATCAACAGAATTTGACCAATATCTTACAGGAACTGCCCATCAAAAAAGGAGAAAAAAGCCTATTTATCCTCGAGGGGCTAATTATGTATCTCTCGCCCAGCACGGTAGACAGTATTTTTTCAGCCATCGACATTTGCGCCCCCACGGGCAGTGAAATCATTTTCGATTATGTCTATTCTGATGTCCTCGCCGGAGAAAACACTTCATATGGTTCGATAGAGGTTTTCGAGGGATTAAAAAATATTGGCGAGCACTGGATTTTTGGCATCGAAAAAGGGAGCTTGCCGATATTTCTCAATAAATACCATATAAAGCTGTATGACGAAGCAGATGCCAACATTCTGGAACAGCATTTTTTCACTAATAAACAAGGGAAATCACTCGGGAAACTGAATAAAGCACTGGCCATTGCGCATGGAATTAAATGA
- the ltaE gene encoding low-specificity L-threonine aldolase — protein sequence MLIDLRSDTVTQPDIAMRNTMATAKVGDDVYGDDPTVNALEALAAKLSGKEAALFLPTGTQANLVALLTHCQRGEEYIVGQKAHNYLYEAGGAAVLGSIQPQPIDANDDGTLPLDKVLAAIKPDDIHFAQTRLLSLENTHSGKVLPLSYLQQAWALTREKKLALHIDGARVFNAAVALNVPLSDITQYCDTLTICLSKGLGTPVGSLLCGSAEYIKRARRWRKMTGGGMRQAGILAAAGLYALEHNVARLKDDHDNALWLEQQLRSLGVQIVAPGAQTNVLYIQQSVEAAAKLGPWMREHGVLISAGPITRMITHLNISRSDLEKVVALWREFLTEQRS from the coding sequence ATGCTGATTGATTTACGCAGTGACACAGTCACGCAACCTGATATCGCGATGCGCAATACCATGGCCACTGCCAAAGTCGGCGATGATGTGTACGGCGATGACCCGACGGTGAATGCTTTAGAGGCCCTGGCCGCCAAGTTATCCGGTAAAGAAGCCGCATTATTCCTGCCGACGGGTACACAAGCGAATCTGGTGGCACTATTAACTCACTGTCAGCGCGGCGAAGAGTATATCGTCGGCCAAAAAGCGCATAATTATCTGTATGAAGCCGGTGGTGCCGCAGTACTTGGCAGTATCCAGCCACAACCTATTGATGCAAATGATGACGGTACTTTGCCTCTGGATAAAGTCTTGGCGGCTATCAAGCCCGATGATATTCATTTTGCCCAAACCCGGCTGTTGAGTCTGGAAAATACCCACAGCGGCAAAGTCTTGCCACTGAGTTACTTGCAGCAAGCATGGGCATTGACCCGCGAGAAAAAACTGGCGTTACATATTGATGGTGCTCGTGTTTTTAATGCTGCTGTAGCGCTGAATGTCCCCCTGAGTGACATCACCCAATATTGCGACACCCTAACAATTTGTCTGTCAAAAGGGCTGGGAACCCCGGTTGGCTCACTGTTATGTGGCAGTGCGGAATACATTAAACGCGCGCGCCGTTGGCGTAAAATGACCGGCGGCGGCATGCGTCAGGCGGGCATTTTGGCCGCGGCCGGGTTGTATGCATTAGAGCATAATGTCGCCCGGTTAAAAGATGACCACGATAATGCCCTCTGGCTGGAGCAACAACTGCGCTCATTAGGTGTGCAGATAGTGGCTCCGGGGGCGCAAACGAATGTGCTGTATATTCAGCAATCTGTCGAGGCCGCCGCCAAACTTGGCCCTTGGATGCGCGAGCATGGCGTATTAATCAGTGCTGGGCCAATCACCAGAATGATTACTCACCTTAATATCAGCCGCAGTGACCTGGAAAAAGTGGTGGCGTTATGGCGTGAGTTTTTAACCGAGCAGCGCTCATGA
- a CDS encoding DUF2867 domain-containing protein, whose protein sequence is MTPQRILVLGASGYIGQHLVPRLSQQGHAVTAAARRIEWLKEQLWQEVECRFVDLYQPSTLLAALQDIDVVYYLVHAMGDGQDLIEQERLAATNMKAALQQSPSVKQIIYLSALQPDDNSSPHLIARKLTGDLLRQSGIPVTELRASIIVGPGSAAFEVMRDMVYNLPILTPPRWVRSKSSPVALENLLIYLTELLNHPSAENRIFDVAGPEYISYQTMFERFIAISGKRRWLIPIPLPTRFISVYFINMVTSVPTPIASALIEGLNHDLPADGEALQALIPQQLISFDDAVKETLRREDEVVDSPDWGYDPEARARWRPGYGFYPKQAGCTLYTSASSEALWHVVQQIGGKEGYFYGNPLWKTRAWMDDLAGGGVVYGRPDRETLELGDLIDGWKVITLKPLRQLAMMFGMKAPGLGRLTFTIKELGGRRSFDVRAWWHPAGFNGLLYWFVMMPAHLFIFRGMAKRIATLAVQYDREQQYDREQQK, encoded by the coding sequence ATGACACCGCAACGGATATTGGTGCTGGGCGCCAGTGGCTATATTGGTCAACATCTGGTGCCAAGGCTAAGCCAACAAGGGCATGCCGTCACTGCCGCCGCGCGCCGTATCGAGTGGTTAAAAGAGCAACTCTGGCAGGAGGTCGAGTGCCGTTTTGTCGATCTTTACCAGCCCTCAACTCTTCTCGCCGCGCTACAAGATATTGATGTTGTCTATTATCTGGTTCATGCCATGGGCGACGGGCAGGATTTGATTGAGCAGGAGCGCCTGGCAGCCACCAATATGAAAGCGGCGCTCCAACAGAGCCCATCGGTAAAGCAGATCATTTACCTGAGTGCATTACAGCCGGATGATAACAGTTCCCCTCATCTGATTGCCCGCAAATTGACCGGTGACCTGCTGCGCCAAAGTGGTATTCCGGTGACCGAGCTGCGCGCCAGTATCATCGTCGGCCCCGGTTCTGCCGCCTTTGAAGTGATGCGCGATATGGTTTATAACCTGCCGATTCTAACGCCACCGCGTTGGGTGCGCTCAAAATCATCCCCGGTCGCGCTGGAAAACTTGCTGATTTACTTAACAGAATTACTCAATCATCCGTCAGCAGAAAACCGCATATTTGATGTCGCCGGGCCGGAATACATTAGCTATCAGACCATGTTTGAGCGGTTTATTGCTATCAGTGGTAAACGGCGCTGGCTGATCCCTATTCCGCTCCCGACCCGCTTTATCTCAGTTTACTTCATCAATATGGTGACCTCAGTCCCGACACCGATTGCCAGTGCATTGATTGAGGGGCTGAATCACGATTTACCGGCTGATGGAGAAGCTTTGCAGGCGCTGATTCCCCAACAACTCATTAGTTTTGATGATGCTGTTAAAGAGACATTGCGCCGCGAGGATGAAGTGGTGGATTCGCCCGACTGGGGCTATGACCCCGAAGCTCGCGCCCGTTGGCGGCCGGGTTACGGTTTTTACCCCAAACAGGCGGGTTGCACACTCTATACCTCCGCCTCCAGCGAGGCGCTGTGGCATGTCGTCCAGCAAATTGGCGGTAAAGAAGGTTATTTCTATGGTAATCCGCTCTGGAAAACCCGCGCCTGGATGGATGACCTGGCCGGTGGCGGTGTTGTTTATGGCCGCCCGGACAGAGAAACGCTGGAATTGGGTGACCTGATTGATGGCTGGAAAGTTATCACCCTCAAGCCATTACGTCAGTTAGCCATGATGTTTGGGATGAAAGCACCGGGACTTGGGCGGCTTACTTTTACTATCAAGGAGTTAGGTGGGCGACGCAGCTTTGATGTCCGGGCATGGTGGCATCCGGCGGGCTTTAACGGATTACTGTATTGGTTTGTGATGATGCCGGCACACCTGTTTATTTTTCGCGGTATGGCAAAACGCATTGCCACTTTGGCGGTGCAGTATGACCGTGAACAGCAATATGACCGCGAACAGCAAAAGTAA
- a CDS encoding NAD-dependent epimerase/dehydratase family protein: MKILVTGATCGLGRNAVEYLRRQGIKVIATGNNPAMGALLTKIGAEFIHADLTNLVSAQAKAMLAGVDTLWHCSSFTSPWGTEQTFELANVRATRRLGEWAAAYGVENFIHISSPAIYFDYHHHRNIQEDFRPARFANEFARSKAAGEEVIQQLARSNPQTHFTILRPQGLFGPHDTVMLPRLLQMIKYYGTLLLPRGGNALVDMTYLENAVHAMWLATQSQNTQSGRAYNITNQQPRPLRTIVQHLLDELDMPCRIRSVPYPMLDIMARAMEKLGNKAEKEPILTHYGVAKLNFDLTLDTRRAELELGYRPQVSLDEGIIRTARWLKDHGKLRA; encoded by the coding sequence ATGAAGATATTGGTCACCGGTGCAACCTGTGGGTTAGGCCGAAATGCCGTTGAATATCTCCGTCGTCAGGGTATCAAAGTCATCGCCACCGGCAATAATCCGGCGATGGGCGCATTATTGACAAAAATAGGCGCTGAATTTATTCATGCCGACTTGACGAATCTGGTTTCCGCACAGGCGAAAGCCATGCTAGCCGGTGTCGATACACTGTGGCATTGCTCCAGTTTTACTTCGCCCTGGGGCACTGAGCAAACTTTTGAACTGGCCAATGTCCGCGCGACACGCCGTTTGGGTGAATGGGCCGCCGCATATGGTGTGGAGAATTTCATTCATATTTCCTCACCCGCCATTTATTTCGATTATCATCACCATCGAAATATTCAGGAAGACTTCCGCCCAGCCCGTTTTGCCAATGAGTTCGCCCGCAGCAAAGCCGCGGGAGAGGAAGTTATTCAGCAATTAGCGCGGTCTAATCCGCAAACCCATTTTACTATTTTGCGCCCGCAAGGCTTGTTCGGCCCTCACGATACCGTGATGCTACCGCGCCTACTACAGATGATTAAATATTATGGCACCCTGCTATTGCCCCGTGGTGGTAATGCCTTGGTGGACATGACCTATCTGGAAAATGCAGTGCATGCCATGTGGCTGGCGACTCAAAGCCAGAACACACAGTCTGGTAGGGCCTATAATATTACTAATCAACAACCTCGCCCACTGCGCACCATCGTGCAACATCTGCTGGATGAGTTGGATATGCCCTGCCGTATTCGCTCTGTGCCCTACCCAATGTTGGATATCATGGCCCGAGCGATGGAGAAACTGGGCAATAAAGCCGAAAAAGAGCCGATATTGACCCATTATGGCGTCGCTAAACTTAATTTTGACCTGACATTAGATACCCGCCGTGCAGAATTAGAATTAGGTTATCGCCCGCAGGTATCATTGGATGAAGGGATTATTCGCACAGCCCGTTGGTTGAAAGATCACGGTAAATTACGTGCCTGA
- a CDS encoding lipoprotein, protein MKKKNIALILPLAILLSACTSNVSPAFKDISSRTTPCVDGGPDTVAQKFYDLRIQQIGNKSGLPDDNLSAQFRPYLSQALYEQIQTARKQAGHRPAAAVNTTQTINGDIFTSLREGSTSADVASASTIPNTDARNIPLRVNLTHQSASGPSVMWQDEVLMIREGTCWVVDDIRFMGVSAPASSLRQLLGDH, encoded by the coding sequence ATGAAAAAGAAAAATATTGCCCTGATTCTTCCTCTCGCCATTTTATTGAGTGCCTGTACCAGCAATGTCAGCCCAGCATTCAAGGATATCAGTAGCCGCACCACGCCTTGTGTTGATGGCGGGCCGGACACAGTAGCGCAAAAATTCTATGACCTGCGGATTCAGCAAATCGGCAATAAAAGTGGCTTACCCGATGATAATTTGTCTGCTCAATTTCGCCCTTATCTGAGTCAGGCACTTTATGAACAAATTCAAACCGCTAGAAAGCAAGCGGGTCACCGCCCGGCAGCCGCAGTGAATACCACACAAACCATCAATGGCGATATTTTCACCAGTTTGCGTGAAGGCAGCACCAGCGCGGATGTTGCCAGTGCTTCAACCATTCCCAATACTGATGCCCGTAATATTCCATTACGCGTCAATTTGACGCACCAATCGGCAAGTGGGCCGTCAGTGATGTGGCAAGACGAAGTGTTAATGATCCGCGAAGGAACCTGTTGGGTTGTCGATGACATCCGCTTTATGGGTGTTTCAGCCCCGGCCAGCAGCTTACGTCAACTGCTGGGTGATCACTAA
- the artP gene encoding arginine ABC transporter ATP-binding protein ArtP: MSIQLNGINCYYGVHQALFDITLDCPAGETLVLLGPSGAGKSSLLRVLNLLEMPRSGTLQIAGNHFDFSQAPGAKAIRELRQNVGMVFQQYNLWPHLTVVQNLIEAPCRVLGLSKDEAMARAQKLLTRLRLTDFVDRFPLHLSGGQQQRVAIARALMMEPQVLLFDEPTAALDPEITAQIVSIIRELAGTGITQVIVTHEVEVARKTASRVVYMENGHVVEQGDASHFTQPTTEAFASYLSH, from the coding sequence ATGAGTATTCAACTTAACGGAATTAACTGTTACTACGGCGTACACCAAGCGCTGTTCGACATTACATTAGACTGTCCTGCGGGCGAAACCTTAGTATTATTAGGGCCAAGTGGTGCCGGTAAAAGCTCATTGCTGCGCGTGCTTAATTTGCTAGAGATGCCGCGTTCAGGGACTTTGCAGATAGCGGGCAATCACTTCGACTTTTCCCAAGCTCCGGGCGCGAAAGCTATTCGCGAATTACGCCAGAATGTGGGGATGGTCTTCCAGCAATATAATCTTTGGCCACACCTCACTGTGGTGCAAAATCTGATTGAAGCCCCTTGCCGCGTGCTGGGCCTATCAAAAGATGAAGCTATGGCGCGGGCGCAAAAATTACTGACCCGCCTGCGTTTGACTGATTTTGTTGACCGCTTCCCGCTGCATCTTTCGGGTGGTCAGCAGCAGCGTGTGGCCATTGCCCGTGCATTGATGATGGAGCCGCAGGTTTTGCTGTTTGACGAACCGACAGCAGCACTTGATCCTGAAATTACTGCACAAATCGTCAGTATTATCCGTGAATTGGCAGGAACCGGCATCACTCAAGTGATTGTCACCCATGAGGTCGAAGTCGCCCGTAAAACGGCTAGCCGCGTGGTTTACATGGAAAACGGCCACGTAGTCGAACAAGGTGATGCCAGCCACTTTACACAACCTACAACTGAAGCTTTTGCCAGCTATCTGTCACATTGA